In Diabrotica undecimpunctata isolate CICGRU chromosome 4, icDiaUnde3, whole genome shotgun sequence, a single genomic region encodes these proteins:
- the LOC140439642 gene encoding V-type proton ATPase catalytic subunit A, whose translation MSKSRIGDEEKEGQYGYVHAVSGPVVTAEKMSGSAMYELVRVGYYELVGEIIRLEGDMATIQVYEETSGVTVGDPVLRTGKPLSVELGPGIMGSIFDGIQRPLKDICDATESIYIPKGINVPSLSRTAKWDFNPINIKLGSHLTGGDIYGLVHENTLVKHKMILPPKAKGTVTYIAEPGNYTVDEIVLETEFDGDRTKYTMLQVWPVRQARPVSEKLPANHPLLTGQRVLDALFPCVQGGTTAIPGAFGCGKTVISQSLSKYSNSDVIIYVGCGERGNEMSEVLRDFPELTVEIDGHTESIMKRTALVANTSNMPVAAREASIYTGITLSEYFRDMGYNVSMMADSTSRWAEALREISGRLAEMPADSGYPAYLGARLASFYERAGRVKCLGNPDREGSVSIVGAVSPPGGDFSDPVTTATLGIVQVFWGLDKKLAQRKHFPSVDWLGSYSKYLRALDDFYDKNYQEFIPLRTKVKEILQEEDDLAEIVQLVGKASLAETDKITLEIARLLKEDFLQQNSYSSYDRFCPFYKTVGMLRNMIGLYDMARHAVESTAQSENKITWNVIRDSMSGILYQLSSMKFKDPVKDGEAKIKADFDQLYEDIQQAFRNLED comes from the exons TGTACGAACTGGTGCGTGTAGGATACTATGAGCTGGTAGGAGAAATCATTAGATTGGAAGGTGACATGGCTACTATTCAG GTATATGAAGAAACTTCTGGTGTAACCGTTGGTGATCCAGTATTAAGAACTGGTAAACCACTTTCAGTAGAACTTGGACCTGGTATTATGGGTTCCATTTTTGATGGTATCCAACGTCCATTGAAAGACATTTGCGATGCTACTGAAAGTATTTACATCCCTAAGGGTATCAATGTACCTTCTTTATCGAGAACTGCAAAATGGGACTTCAACCCAATCAACATCAAG TTGGGATCTCACTTAACTGGAGGTGATATATATGGTCTAGTTCATGAAAACACTCTTGTCAAACACAAAATGATACTGCCTCCCAAAGCTAAGGGTACTGTAACCTACATTGCAGAACCAGGAAACTACACAGTTGAt GAAATAGTATTGGAAACAGAATTTGATGGTGATCGTACCAAATATACTATGTTGCAAGTATGGCCTGTACGTCAAGCAAGACCAGTAAGTGAAAAATTGCCAGCCAACCATCCTCTGCTTACAGGACAGCGTGTACTTGATGCTCTTTTCCC ATGTGTACAGGGTGGTACTACTGCCATTCCCGGTGCTTTCGGTTGTGGAAAAACTGTAATTTCACAATCTCTTTCCAAATATTCCAACTCTGATGTCATTATCTACGTCGGTTGCGGAGAAAGAg GTAACGAAATGTCTGAAGTATTGAGAGATTTCCCTGAATTGACTGTTGAAATAGACGGGCACACTGAATCTATTATGAAACGTACTGCATTAGTTGCCAACACCTCTAACATGCCTGTAGCTGCTCGTGAAGCTTCTATCTATACTGGTATTACTCTTTCTGAATACTTCCGTGATATGGGTTACAATGTATCTATGATGGCTGACTCGACATCACGTTGGGCCGAAGCTTTGAGAGAAATTTCAG GTCGTTTGGCTGAAATGCCTGCCGATTCCGGTTACCCGGCTTACTTGGGTGCCCGTTTGGCTTCCTTCTACGAACGTGCAGGTCGTGTTAAATGTCTAGGTAATCCAGACAGGGAAGGATCCGTTTCAATTGTAGGAGCTGTATCACCTCCTGGTGGTGATTTCTCAGATCCTGTTACCACCGCTACCCTTG gtATTGTACAGGTGTTCTGGGGTTTGGACAAGAAACTTGCTCAACGTAAGCACTTCCCTTCAGTAGACTGGCTTGGATCATACTCCAAATATTTACGAGCATTGGATGACTTTTATGATAAAAACTACCAAGAGTTTATTCCTCTTAGAACCAAAGTTAAGGAAATTCTTCAG GAAGAAGATGATCTAGCCGAAATTGTGCAGCTGGTAGGTAAAGCATCTCTAGCAGAAACGGACAAAATCACCTTGGAAATTGCCAGGCTTCTTAAAGAAGATTTCTTGCAACAAAACTCATACTCTTCTTACGACAGATTCTGTCCATTCTATAAAACTGTTGGTATGCTCAGGAACATGATCGGTTTGTACGATATGGCGAGACACGCCGTAGAATCAACCGCACAATCAGAAAATAAGATCACTTGGAACGTAATAAGAGATTCAATGAGTGGAATTTTATATCAACTTAGCAGTATGAAATTTAAGGATCCCGTAAAAGATGGTGAAGCTAAGATCAAGGCAGATTTTGATCAATTATATGAAGATATTCAACAGGCCTTCAGAAACTTAGAAGATTAA